From Solibacillus isronensis, the proteins below share one genomic window:
- a CDS encoding NUDIX domain-containing protein: MKVFGEKLNGLNYEIRKGIYAVIFNSTMTRVLTVQTTRGDYFLPGGGIEDHENHSQCLEREILEETGYNVVIGPYIGNA; encoded by the coding sequence GTGAAAGTATTTGGAGAGAAATTAAACGGCCTTAATTATGAAATAAGAAAAGGGATTTATGCAGTAATTTTTAATTCAACAATGACTCGTGTCTTAACAGTCCAAACTACGAGAGGGGATTACTTTTTGCCAGGTGGCGGGATTGAAGATCATGAAAACCATTCGCAATGCCTGGAAAGAGAAATACTTGAAGAAACAGGATATAACGTAGTGATCGGGCCTTATATAGGGAACGCTTAG
- a CDS encoding VOC family protein produces MAIHRIDHVGIIVNDLTAVKEFFIEFGLEVLGEGEVDGKWAERIIGFTDVKATIVLLGMSDGQAKLELVKFHTDSEIESIQQSLKNHIAFAVEDIETVVVKLKKKGAEIISEIQNYNNIYKLCFVQGPEGIILELAEKMR; encoded by the coding sequence TTGGCAATTCATAGAATAGATCATGTAGGTATCATAGTAAACGATCTTACTGCAGTTAAAGAGTTTTTCATCGAATTTGGGCTGGAAGTGCTTGGTGAAGGGGAAGTGGATGGGAAATGGGCAGAGCGAATTATCGGGTTTACTGATGTGAAAGCAACCATTGTCCTTTTAGGGATGTCGGATGGCCAGGCAAAATTGGAGCTGGTCAAGTTTCATACAGACTCAGAGATAGAAAGTATACAGCAATCTTTAAAAAATCATATTGCCTTTGCCGTTGAAGATATTGAAACGGTCGTTGTTAAATTGAAAAAGAAAGGCGCGGAAATAATTAGTGAAATCCAAAACTACAATAATATATATAAATTATGCTTTGTTCAGGGACCAGAAGGCATAATTTTAGAGTTAGCTGAGAAAATGAGATAA
- a CDS encoding fructose-bisphosphate aldolase: MKKLLFLFCLFSILHITTACSNKDEPITTIEAAISQLTEDEFESVGTHELKNPQIDDFRKFTFNVEVDNVAGQKVEFSFSDSWKDAIDSFDATDRYWFGGGSEQNNEGENVASYVQEFVFYSKGLNEVSERGIEYNYF, encoded by the coding sequence ATGAAAAAATTATTGTTTTTATTCTGTTTGTTTTCCATTTTGCACATCACGACTGCTTGCAGTAACAAAGATGAACCTATTACAACAATTGAAGCCGCAATTTCACAGTTGACAGAGGATGAATTTGAAAGTGTCGGGACTCATGAGTTAAAAAATCCTCAAATAGATGATTTCAGGAAATTTACATTCAACGTGGAAGTAGACAATGTAGCTGGACAGAAAGTGGAATTTTCATTTAGCGATAGTTGGAAAGATGCGATCGATTCATTTGATGCTACTGACCGTTATTGGTTTGGAGGCGGAAGTGAACAAAATAATGAAGGTGAGAATGTCGCCTCGTATGTGCAAGAATTTGTCTTTTATTCTAAAGGATTAAACGAAGTATCTGAGAGAGGCATTGAATACAATTATTTTTGA
- a CDS encoding pirin family protein yields MATNAVFQRDIKSFWYPEYNKNGYPHVQQGFILHPDRNAEFDPFILMAEDWYKRGVFSDHPHRGFQTVTYVVDGRLEHIDNAGGYSILNAGDVQYMNAGWAARHAEEAFEDDLIHTLQLWLNLPKSLKHTKTSYQNIFVEDAPVVNIDGGFVRVYSGDIEGVTGPMQSLVPITMTEITLREGAEYTHVLPENHNSFLFMLAGEMEFGESKTKITKTGAATISFNEDGSEANSSELKIKASTRSKVLIYSGVPIREEVALGGPFVMNTKEEIREAFRDLQLGEFGPPAVKK; encoded by the coding sequence TTGGCAACTAATGCAGTTTTTCAAAGAGATATTAAAAGTTTTTGGTACCCAGAGTACAATAAAAATGGATATCCTCATGTGCAACAAGGATTCATTCTTCACCCTGATCGAAACGCTGAATTCGATCCTTTTATTTTAATGGCAGAAGATTGGTATAAGCGTGGCGTTTTCTCTGATCACCCACACCGTGGCTTTCAAACTGTAACATATGTTGTAGATGGCAGACTAGAACATATTGATAATGCTGGCGGTTACAGCATTTTAAATGCCGGGGATGTCCAATATATGAATGCAGGTTGGGCAGCTAGACATGCAGAAGAAGCGTTCGAGGACGACTTGATTCATACATTGCAGCTATGGCTAAATCTGCCGAAAAGTTTAAAGCATACAAAAACGTCTTATCAAAATATTTTTGTTGAAGATGCACCTGTAGTCAATATCGATGGCGGATTCGTTCGAGTTTATTCAGGGGATATTGAAGGTGTAACAGGACCTATGCAAAGTTTAGTTCCGATTACGATGACAGAAATTACTCTTCGTGAAGGTGCTGAATACACACATGTTTTACCCGAAAATCATAATTCATTCCTGTTTATGTTGGCAGGAGAGATGGAATTTGGGGAAAGCAAGACAAAAATAACGAAAACGGGAGCAGCAACGATTTCATTTAACGAAGATGGCTCAGAAGCAAATTCAAGCGAATTAAAAATTAAAGCATCAACACGGTCTAAAGTTTTGATTTATTCAGGTGTCCCAATTAGAGAAGAAGTCGCTCTAGGTGGACCGTTTGTGATGAATACAAAAGAAGAAATCAGAGAAGCATTCCGTGATTTACAGCTAGGTGAATTTGGCCCACCAGCTGTGAAAAAGTAA
- the pdxT gene encoding pyridoxal 5'-phosphate synthase glutaminase subunit PdxT, whose translation MAKIGVLALQGAVGEHMNQIKLLDHEAVEVKTSNDLCGIDGLILPGGESTAIGKLIERNDLLAPIQALAQQGIPMFGTCAGLILLAKKIKGSITPHLCLMDVEVERNSFGRQVDSFEVALAIPSIGDNITAVFIRAPHIVTIGEQVEILATYEERIVLARDGQFLGCSFHPELTDDVRILQYFIGMVNEFTKVPR comes from the coding sequence ATGGCAAAAATAGGAGTACTTGCATTACAAGGTGCAGTAGGTGAGCATATGAATCAGATTAAACTTCTTGATCATGAAGCTGTGGAAGTAAAAACAAGCAATGATTTATGTGGTATTGATGGTCTTATTTTGCCTGGTGGAGAAAGTACAGCTATCGGTAAGCTTATAGAACGCAATGACTTATTAGCACCTATACAAGCATTGGCACAGCAAGGTATTCCCATGTTCGGGACATGTGCCGGTCTCATACTATTGGCAAAAAAGATTAAGGGTTCCATTACCCCTCACCTTTGTTTAATGGATGTTGAGGTAGAAAGAAATTCTTTCGGCCGTCAAGTAGACAGTTTTGAAGTTGCATTAGCAATTCCATCAATTGGTGATAACATAACAGCAGTTTTTATTCGAGCTCCGCATATTGTAACCATCGGTGAACAGGTCGAAATACTTGCTACATATGAAGAACGGATTGTATTAGCTAGAGATGGACAATTTTTAGGCTGCTCTTTTCATCCCGAACTGACGGATGATGTTCGAATACTTCAATATTTTATTGGTATGGTAAATGAATTTACAAAGGTTCCTAGATAA
- a CDS encoding C39 family peptidase, protein MRHFGKEAEGEALYKHFPNKTKAGNVYPKGIRTVLRNNGFKTNYYKGTIDTLKYEVSKGTPVIVFIKVQKDLKNLHFVPVVGYDKEHIYLSESLSHLVNCEEKQQNYNRKVPIEEFKMLWNVKRIHMLPYSNTYIAVDAKKS, encoded by the coding sequence CTGCGTCACTTTGGTAAGGAGGCTGAAGGAGAAGCGTTATATAAGCATTTTCCCAATAAAACAAAAGCTGGAAATGTATATCCAAAAGGAATCCGTACTGTTTTAAGAAATAACGGATTTAAGACAAATTATTATAAAGGAACTATTGATACATTAAAGTACGAAGTCAGTAAAGGAACTCCCGTAATTGTTTTTATTAAAGTACAGAAGGATCTCAAAAATCTGCATTTTGTTCCAGTAGTAGGTTATGACAAAGAGCATATTTACCTTTCAGAGTCATTAAGTCATTTAGTGAATTGTGAAGAAAAACAGCAGAACTATAATCGAAAGGTGCCGATTGAAGAATTTAAAATGCTATGGAATGTAAAGAGAATTCATATGCTTCCATATAGCAATACATATATAGCAGTAGATGCTAAAAAAAGCTAA
- a CDS encoding S-layer homology domain-containing protein, whose protein sequence is MIKLIRVSLLILLSLLVLNSGPLTSSANSVNPLPYEDEKSGRNSNAYLSTYEFPSTKMKEDFINEIYTYAMRANEKWGIPASAIIGMAILESGYGTTRLAVNANNLFGIKVWGYNPKNAWQLKGQPDEDYEPVPVLIDFGKDRKIYDESKRRDNWYRAFTSYKEAVDYLAGNLLLNERYRFAKINYDERMKKGWSYERASKEYLFDIANAGYIHLGGEYYRNKVGSIMKEYDLYQYDDRKLKDIEGHWAEEQILFLTEKGWISGYPDGTYKPNHSITRAQAAAIISNFLALTSTNKNIYFSDVVKSFWASKSILLVAQHKIINGIGDERFSPNTFLTRAQMAQIFYNAGFYSQSVNNRVNSFKDVEQNFWAYVAIETMKQEGIMAGYNASRFGPNNPTTRAQMAAMIYRIHEKGLNK, encoded by the coding sequence TTGATAAAATTAATCAGAGTATCACTATTAATTTTACTTTCTTTACTAGTTTTAAATAGTGGCCCGTTGACCTCGAGTGCAAACAGCGTGAATCCTTTACCTTATGAAGATGAGAAGTCAGGAAGAAATAGTAACGCTTATTTATCTACATACGAATTTCCTTCAACCAAAATGAAGGAAGACTTTATTAATGAAATTTATACATATGCAATGAGAGCAAATGAAAAGTGGGGAATCCCTGCTAGTGCGATCATTGGAATGGCCATTCTGGAAAGCGGCTATGGAACAACAAGATTAGCAGTGAATGCAAATAATCTTTTCGGGATAAAGGTTTGGGGATATAATCCGAAGAACGCCTGGCAGCTGAAGGGACAACCTGATGAAGATTATGAACCGGTACCTGTTCTAATCGATTTCGGAAAAGACCGCAAAATATATGATGAAAGCAAAAGAAGAGATAACTGGTATCGGGCTTTTACTTCCTATAAAGAAGCGGTTGATTATTTAGCAGGGAACTTGTTGTTAAACGAAAGGTATCGTTTCGCAAAAATCAATTATGATGAAAGAATGAAAAAGGGATGGAGCTATGAGCGAGCTTCCAAAGAATATTTATTCGATATTGCCAATGCCGGTTATATCCATTTGGGTGGGGAATACTATCGAAATAAAGTAGGCTCCATCATGAAAGAATATGATTTATATCAATATGATGATAGGAAATTAAAAGACATAGAAGGTCATTGGGCCGAAGAACAGATTCTTTTCTTAACTGAAAAAGGTTGGATCTCTGGCTATCCTGATGGTACATATAAACCGAATCATTCGATAACAAGAGCTCAAGCAGCTGCTATTATAAGTAACTTTTTAGCATTGACGTCAACAAATAAAAACATCTACTTTAGTGATGTGGTTAAGAGCTTTTGGGCTTCAAAATCTATTCTTTTAGTAGCACAACATAAAATAATTAATGGTATCGGTGATGAACGTTTTTCACCAAATACTTTTTTAACTAGAGCGCAAATGGCTCAAATCTTTTATAACGCCGGATTTTATAGTCAATCTGTAAATAATCGTGTAAATTCATTTAAAGATGTGGAACAAAATTTTTGGGCATATGTTGCGATTGAAACGATGAAACAAGAAGGAATTATGGCCGGCTATAATGCAAGCCGATTTGGTCCGAATAATCCTACAACTAGAGCACAAATGGCAGCTATGATTTATCGAATACATGAAAAAGGCTTAAACAAATAA
- a CDS encoding nucleoside deaminase, with amino-acid sequence MINNLDLKHLQRCVELAKIALEKCDEPFGSVLVSADGEVLFEDHNHVAGGDHTQHPEFAIARWAANNMKPEERIKATVYTSGEHCPMCAAAHGWVGLGRIVYASSSKQLVEWLAELGQAPSRVRNLSIQEVINDITVDGPVPELAEEVHQLHRQFHEKRS; translated from the coding sequence ATGATAAATAATCTAGATTTGAAGCACTTACAACGTTGTGTTGAATTAGCAAAAATTGCGCTTGAAAAATGTGACGAGCCATTTGGTTCAGTACTTGTTTCCGCCGATGGAGAGGTCCTTTTTGAAGACCATAATCACGTGGCAGGTGGTGACCATACCCAACATCCGGAATTTGCAATAGCACGATGGGCAGCAAATAATATGAAACCTGAAGAAAGAATCAAAGCGACAGTATATACTTCCGGGGAACATTGTCCGATGTGCGCTGCAGCACACGGTTGGGTTGGTTTAGGCCGGATTGTTTATGCAAGTTCATCTAAACAATTGGTAGAATGGCTAGCCGAATTGGGCCAAGCTCCTTCACGTGTACGGAATCTTTCCATTCAAGAGGTTATTAACGATATTACTGTCGATGGTCCTGTTCCAGAGCTAGCGGAGGAAGTTCATCAACTCCATCGTCAGTTTCACGAAAAGAGAAGTTGA
- a CDS encoding DUF2500 domain-containing protein, with the protein MYDMTGSGDWLFNFGPIFIALIFIIIVILIIGNIFSGLRQWRENENSPRLTVPAIVKVKRTSVTRHNHHHHDNNHHSHSTSTKYFITFEFESGDRSEFHVSGKEYGMLAEGDIGTLTFQGTRYIDFTRTKLT; encoded by the coding sequence ATGTATGACATGACAGGAAGTGGGGATTGGTTATTCAACTTCGGGCCAATATTTATAGCACTTATTTTTATTATCATAGTTATTTTAATAATTGGCAATATATTCAGTGGTTTAAGACAATGGAGGGAAAATGAAAACTCACCTCGCCTGACTGTTCCGGCCATAGTAAAAGTTAAACGAACAAGTGTAACGAGACATAATCATCACCATCATGATAATAACCACCACTCGCACAGTACCTCTACAAAGTACTTTATAACATTTGAATTTGAGAGTGGTGACCGGTCTGAGTTTCATGTTTCAGGCAAGGAATATGGTATGCTCGCAGAAGGGGATATCGGCACGTTAACTTTCCAAGGAACAAGATATATTGATTTCACTAGAACGAAGCTTACATAA
- a CDS encoding GNAT family N-acetyltransferase, which yields MEIKRLEKQEKVPLELLLLADPSKIIVEDYVAKGECFIAENEEQTIGVYVLLPTRPQTVEIVNVAVAEDHQGKGIGKLLVSHAIRIAKTQGYKTIEIGTANSSIGQLALYQKCGFRIVSVDHNYFIKHYSEEIYENGIQCIDMIRLSQDL from the coding sequence GTGGAGATTAAAAGGCTGGAAAAACAGGAAAAGGTTCCCTTGGAATTGTTATTATTGGCGGACCCTTCAAAAATTATCGTTGAAGATTATGTAGCAAAGGGCGAATGTTTTATAGCCGAAAATGAAGAGCAAACCATTGGTGTCTATGTACTGTTACCGACAAGACCGCAAACTGTAGAAATTGTCAATGTAGCAGTAGCTGAAGATCATCAGGGAAAAGGAATTGGAAAATTATTAGTAAGTCATGCGATTCGTATAGCCAAAACACAGGGGTATAAAACGATTGAAATTGGTACGGCAAATTCAAGTATTGGGCAATTAGCGTTATATCAAAAATGCGGTTTTCGAATTGTTTCAGTTGATCATAACTATTTTATTAAGCACTATTCAGAAGAAATTTACGAGAATGGCATCCAGTGCATCGATATGATTAGGTTATCGCAAGATTTATAA
- a CDS encoding acyl-CoA dehydrogenase family protein, giving the protein MDFTLNDEQKMIQKTVRDFVNKELKPLEQEVLKNEREGRPGISNEKIKELREKAKAIGFWGINTPEEYGGANLGPIMSVLIAMELGRTFVPFNFGGSADNILYLGNEEQKQKYLIPTINGERRSCFALTEPDAGSDARGIQMRAVKDGDHWVLNGEKVFITNGNEADFAMVFAVTDKEKGANGGVTCFLVDKEMGWKSEYIYTMGEWGPATLVFDNVRVPEENILGELGQGFNLGMQWIGQGRYMIPAGAIGAAERLLQMAIDYSKTRVTFGKPIAERQAIQWMIADSAVEIEAAKWIVFRAAWMAENGMDPRHQSSMAKLNGAIMANQVVDRVLQIHGGMGYTKELPIERWYRELRLYRIFEGTDEIQRRTIARNLLKGHAKVGELL; this is encoded by the coding sequence ATGGATTTTACGCTAAATGATGAACAAAAAATGATTCAAAAAACAGTTAGAGATTTTGTGAATAAAGAACTGAAGCCTTTGGAGCAAGAAGTATTAAAAAATGAAAGGGAAGGCAGACCTGGTATCTCTAATGAAAAAATAAAAGAATTAAGAGAAAAGGCAAAGGCAATTGGATTTTGGGGCATTAATACGCCTGAGGAATACGGTGGAGCAAATTTAGGACCAATTATGTCAGTGTTAATTGCAATGGAATTAGGAAGAACTTTTGTACCGTTCAACTTTGGTGGTTCTGCTGATAATATCCTTTATTTAGGTAACGAGGAACAGAAACAGAAATATTTAATCCCTACTATTAATGGTGAAAGACGTTCTTGCTTTGCTTTAACCGAGCCTGATGCGGGATCAGATGCAAGAGGTATTCAAATGAGAGCGGTTAAAGATGGCGACCATTGGGTGTTAAATGGTGAGAAAGTATTTATTACAAATGGAAATGAAGCAGACTTTGCCATGGTATTTGCAGTGACAGATAAAGAAAAAGGCGCGAATGGCGGAGTAACTTGTTTCCTTGTAGATAAAGAAATGGGTTGGAAGTCGGAATATATTTACACAATGGGCGAATGGGGACCAGCAACATTAGTATTTGATAACGTTCGTGTTCCTGAAGAAAATATTTTAGGAGAACTGGGTCAAGGTTTTAATTTAGGCATGCAGTGGATAGGTCAAGGGAGATATATGATTCCTGCTGGTGCAATCGGTGCTGCAGAACGCTTATTACAAATGGCCATCGACTATTCAAAAACACGAGTTACTTTTGGTAAACCTATAGCAGAACGTCAAGCAATCCAATGGATGATTGCAGATTCAGCAGTTGAAATTGAAGCAGCAAAATGGATCGTATTTAGAGCTGCATGGATGGCTGAAAATGGTATGGATCCACGTCATCAATCGTCTATGGCAAAACTAAATGGCGCAATTATGGCAAATCAAGTGGTCGATCGTGTTCTTCAGATCCATGGTGGAATGGGATATACAAAGGAATTACCGATTGAACGATGGTATAGAGAATTAAGATTATACCGAATTTTCGAAGGAACAGATGAAATTCAGCGCAGAACGATTGCAAGAAATTTATTAAAAGGTCATGCAAAAGTTGGAGAGTTACTTTAA
- a CDS encoding helix-hairpin-helix domain-containing protein, with amino-acid sequence MDIPQLTACLQSTSERAKYLRALAQFQTIPSIGPKLAQWVTELGFYSLEDLKNENGAELTNRLEEHFGYWEDPCVENSLRCIVHHANHSGSEKSWWHFTDERKQYREKNGYPVSRPATSWHDKKDKSK; translated from the coding sequence ATGGACATACCACAATTAACTGCATGTCTACAATCAACTTCCGAACGTGCTAAATACCTTCGCGCACTGGCTCAATTCCAAACTATCCCTTCGATTGGACCAAAGTTGGCTCAATGGGTTACTGAATTAGGTTTTTATTCTTTAGAGGACTTGAAAAACGAAAATGGTGCTGAATTAACTAATCGATTGGAGGAACACTTCGGTTATTGGGAAGACCCGTGTGTAGAGAATTCGTTAAGATGTATCGTACATCATGCTAACCATTCAGGCAGCGAAAAAAGTTGGTGGCATTTTACGGATGAACGGAAACAATATCGGGAGAAAAATGGATACCCTGTTTCAAGACCAGCGACATCTTGGCATGATAAGAAAGATAAAAGCAAATAG
- the pdxS gene encoding pyridoxal 5'-phosphate synthase lyase subunit PdxS, which produces MVQFGTYRIKRGMAEMQKGGVIMDVINAEQAKIAEAAGAVAVMALERVPSDIRKAGGVARMADPRIVEEVMNAVTIPVMAKARIGHIVEARVLESMGVDYIDESEVLTPADEEYHLLKSDYTVPFVCGCRDLGEAARRIGEGASMLRTKGEPGTGNIVEAVRHLRKVNAQVRRVIGMNVDELMTEAKNLGAPFELLLEIKRLGRLPVVNFAAGGVATPADAALMMELGADGVFVGSGIFKSENPEKFARAIVEATTHYKDYKLIAEISKELGTPMKGIEIATLHVNERMQERGW; this is translated from the coding sequence ATGGTACAATTTGGAACTTATCGAATAAAACGTGGAATGGCAGAAATGCAAAAGGGCGGCGTTATTATGGATGTCATTAACGCTGAACAAGCAAAAATTGCGGAAGCGGCAGGTGCAGTAGCAGTGATGGCGCTGGAACGTGTGCCTTCCGATATCCGGAAAGCTGGCGGTGTTGCCCGTATGGCGGATCCTCGGATTGTGGAAGAAGTGATGAATGCCGTCACGATTCCTGTTATGGCAAAAGCACGAATTGGTCACATTGTAGAAGCACGGGTTTTAGAGTCAATGGGTGTCGACTATATCGATGAAAGTGAAGTTTTAACACCGGCTGATGAAGAATACCATTTACTAAAAAGTGATTATACAGTGCCATTCGTTTGTGGTTGCCGTGACTTAGGAGAAGCAGCTCGACGTATTGGCGAAGGGGCTTCTATGCTCCGTACTAAAGGTGAACCAGGGACAGGCAACATTGTAGAAGCAGTTCGTCATCTTCGCAAAGTCAATGCTCAAGTACGTCGTGTTATAGGAATGAATGTGGATGAATTAATGACAGAGGCAAAAAATTTAGGAGCCCCATTCGAATTACTGTTGGAAATTAAACGTTTAGGACGTTTACCAGTTGTGAACTTTGCTGCGGGTGGCGTGGCTACACCTGCAGATGCCGCGTTAATGATGGAACTTGGTGCGGATGGCGTATTTGTTGGCTCTGGTATTTTCAAATCCGAGAATCCTGAAAAATTCGCGCGTGCCATTGTGGAAGCAACAACTCATTATAAAGACTACAAACTGATTGCTGAAATCTCGAAGGAGCTTGGAACACCGATGAAAGGAATTGAAATAGCTACACTTCATGTTAATGAACGGATGCAGGAGCGTGGCTGGTAG
- a CDS encoding class I SAM-dependent methyltransferase gives MGTSKVTEHQWNASLYDGKHSFVSKYGNSLVELLAPKKGERILDLGCGTGDLANTLFEGGVEVVGVDKSENMVKLATSKYPQIPFTVQDATKLTYQNEFNAVFSNATLHWVHPPKEAVQCIYESLKQGGRMVAEFGGKGNVQTITDEIIQQIKNAGYEFKEAQFPWYYPSIAEYSKLMEEAGFHVTFAQLYDRPTPLDGENGLRNWIEMFGSILFDGIPEQIQDHIIANVEMNLKDVLYREGIWVADYKRIRLVGIK, from the coding sequence ATGGGTACTTCAAAAGTTACAGAACATCAATGGAATGCTAGTTTATACGATGGTAAGCACTCGTTTGTTTCAAAATATGGCAATAGTTTGGTGGAATTGTTAGCTCCAAAGAAAGGAGAGCGAATACTGGATCTTGGTTGTGGAACAGGAGATTTAGCAAATACTTTATTTGAGGGTGGCGTGGAAGTGGTAGGTGTCGACAAATCTGAAAATATGGTGAAACTAGCGACAAGTAAATACCCGCAGATTCCATTTACAGTTCAAGATGCTACCAAATTAACCTATCAAAATGAATTTAATGCGGTATTTTCAAACGCAACACTCCATTGGGTGCACCCGCCGAAAGAAGCTGTGCAATGTATTTATGAAAGCTTAAAACAAGGCGGCAGAATGGTTGCTGAATTTGGAGGGAAAGGCAATGTACAAACAATTACAGATGAAATTATTCAACAAATAAAAAATGCAGGCTACGAATTTAAAGAAGCACAATTTCCCTGGTATTATCCGAGTATTGCAGAGTACTCAAAGCTGATGGAAGAGGCAGGATTCCACGTGACTTTTGCTCAACTATATGATCGACCAACACCTTTAGATGGTGAAAATGGTTTGAGAAATTGGATTGAAATGTTTGGCAGTATTTTATTTGATGGAATTCCCGAACAAATACAAGATCACATAATCGCTAATGTAGAAATGAACTTAAAGGATGTTTTGTATCGTGAAGGCATTTGGGTGGCAGATTATAAAAGGATTCGTCTAGTCGGAATTAAATAA
- a CDS encoding DUF2179 domain-containing protein: MQEIILILVIQLVYVPLMTLRTIFLVKDMRLLASIFGFLEVLINVFALSIIFSGDQNFIAMIVYALGFSIGIPIGTMIENKLAIGFVSVTINTQQKNQELIETLRNSGFAITTSVSEGRDSERYKYEILAKRNREKELFALVESIEPKAFIISYEPKSFKGGFLVDRMRKFKLRR, translated from the coding sequence ATGCAGGAGATAATCCTAATCCTGGTCATACAGCTCGTTTACGTGCCGTTAATGACATTACGAACAATTTTCTTAGTCAAAGATATGAGACTTCTTGCTTCAATTTTTGGGTTTTTAGAAGTTTTAATTAACGTATTTGCACTTTCTATCATTTTTAGTGGTGATCAGAACTTTATCGCAATGATTGTGTATGCACTCGGATTTAGTATTGGGATACCAATAGGAACAATGATTGAAAACAAACTGGCTATTGGTTTTGTCTCAGTTACAATCAATACTCAGCAAAAAAATCAGGAATTGATCGAAACATTAAGAAACAGCGGCTTTGCCATCACGACATCTGTCAGTGAAGGTCGTGACAGTGAACGTTATAAATATGAGATTTTGGCTAAACGAAACCGAGAAAAAGAATTATTCGCCCTTGTTGAATCGATTGAACCAAAGGCATTTATCATTTCATATGAGCCAAAATCATTCAAAGGCGGTTTCTTAGTCGATCGTATGCGTAAATTTAAACTTAGACGTTAA
- the thpR gene encoding RNA 2',3'-cyclic phosphodiesterase — MERVAHYFWAVRIPDGIKQTIHEELTRSKPIFQFKRWVDLNDYHITLAFLGAVNPQQLSSVIKSVGNAIQNQKAFMLDIKGLGVFGAQSSPRIFWGAVSEAAPLYKLQEIVHKTCLDEGFTLETRPYHPHITLARKWEGNEDFNVDNLVTHNPFKEKPLSFQITEIVLYKSNIENTPKYEPIATFSLV; from the coding sequence ATGGAGAGAGTGGCGCACTATTTTTGGGCGGTTCGGATTCCGGATGGAATTAAACAAACCATTCACGAGGAACTCACACGAAGTAAACCAATATTCCAGTTTAAGCGTTGGGTAGATTTAAATGATTATCATATAACGCTTGCCTTTCTCGGTGCTGTAAATCCGCAGCAACTTTCATCCGTAATTAAATCAGTTGGGAACGCCATACAAAATCAAAAAGCATTTATGTTAGACATTAAAGGCCTGGGTGTATTTGGGGCTCAAAGTTCACCTCGTATATTTTGGGGAGCGGTGAGTGAAGCAGCCCCTTTGTATAAACTACAGGAAATTGTGCATAAAACTTGTCTAGATGAAGGGTTTACACTAGAAACACGGCCTTATCATCCACATATTACATTGGCACGAAAATGGGAAGGCAATGAAGATTTCAATGTGGACAACTTAGTCACGCATAACCCATTCAAAGAAAAGCCTTTATCTTTTCAAATCACTGAAATCGTCCTTTATAAATCGAATATAGAAAACACACCGAAATATGAACCAATTGCGACGTTTTCATTAGTATGA